The Pyrenophora tritici-repentis strain M4 chromosome 3, whole genome shotgun sequence genome has a window encoding:
- a CDS encoding Treacle multi-domain protein produces the protein MVDAQDAGSKLFSKSRWKTKIFEKTAEIAAANQAKTARTPDDDLDAFLKPSTDRVAQQQKEAAAAALFSRPRIDVASAQRWPSAQVILANAAAKSPGPGGLKTGTRKKGLTVGFVRSVPEVIGHGGDECEDPTIEVSQNKKAATASQVEKPPVLVPQDDANVTARSNGIGRTASQTEYRTQLTRTHTNPGELSPPLGQKMQIGQINSTAQLPPTPPRYMGSMGLGERPKPLSRAPTGFDSIMEAVGNAPGRRQSEDSVYSQDSDNLSPTISRNVSVREPTIQEEDVIQPKMLKRTQTGFSTLGDDDAHEPVHPIPSVPHLPEQRLAEQEEDGPNSFAARVKQRMRSEEGRTLHEAAQRAAETERRDSESSSQLSMAGTPPSSYRTPATARTPHESSQVESRGSPRPMDPEDPHRSRATQGRRPMGHAIQTDMEPRSPSVASSQYAPFSPLSQTRTSPPVRSEPFSAGLQQMTSPSKEPSFQPVDIGSNPPTPPQIAQQELFFEAAQPPPSFSTPQIRAISGPSGSELPSRNASGASMKPATSLARSDTKTLNEVAYQDFAERVTHMRGIFQLTAQLGGNIHSHSPMQWLRVATWWFLKGRTGMENMIRSQPRNGEPPQERLAQPHVDLAKVWWIITEVLPNHPGLQSYGDASPNAQVDLARQAGDAASAEAYDIQNALSHYMKLLVGSMKKHQSMPPTQALIQGQDQSIWEEYPTFPGDATSVLGQPSQGGPQFSLSQCIPLADTKNDFCYFRMFVKASLSTDDPSTDRVPMNAVMSVLRSKNEYQVKLSICSQNSLINVQVGSGSAIGWKDVNWKQQSQQITVQLRHGFLLTLALHEVDFRSLWSIINHTNRVESDIRERKDERFASKIYLREASYRDPASPGAFAPDRVKDCKLLVFQKIERSSEGTGKRKLHRGYRMVLVTPQHVKQVSVINHEFGTKNEPMNFEYVTEPDQAPALRLRFREEGPDKKLRVCTAHLVFHDSRERNDIFGTFTSMNVAEGETTFAQVSLKAYHIESADQAEGFSQQGSRVLERLQWVEAKVVNQDPEAAGLESAPTVMSESLRIMCRHTAGIVCDRMNLGPGELLVRLPVDGSPELTLLREAQQDLSVAVDASRTEPNVPDALAELLKTLTSATTIRRLTFNSYQDLHTFQLAVTGFNVKFDGLACTFSISRRRMVVPIYKQWTANRLRLQIVEQDNIVQLLAFFEDFSHADAMNFQLRTMDTFEKTDKGGKFGLKLVDAKFALPVDERRGEGKIQKAEGRLTGWSGTKRRFVCLDEIEYPGEHDDILIMFDSAETRDRFAEALPAATMERKFTVRRKI, from the exons ATGGTCGACGCACAGGACGCCGGGAGTAAACTCTTCTCCAAGAGTCGCTGGAAGACCAAGATCTTTGAGAAGACGGCCGAAATCGCTGCTGCAAACCAGGCCAAGACCGCCAGGACCCCCGATGACGACCTCGACGCCTTCCTCAAGCCCTCGACCGATAGGGTCGCCCAGCAGCAAAAGGAGGCCGCCGCTGCTGCTTTGTTTAGTCGGCCCCGCATAGACGTCGCGAGTGCTCAGCGATGGCCGAGCGCACAGGTCATTCTCGCCAATGCCGCTGCGAAGAGCCCAGGCCCGGGTGGTTTGAAGACGGGCACGCGCAAGAAGGGCCTCACTGTGGGTTTCGTGCGCAGTGTGCCTGAAGTCATAGGTCATGGCGGCGACGAATGCGAAGACCCCACCATCGAGGTGTCCCAGAACAAGAAGGCGGCCACCGCGTCGCAAGTGGAGAAGCCGCCGGTACTGGTACCGCAAGACGACGCTAATGTAACCGCCCGCAGCAACGGCATAGGCAGGACCGCTTCACAAACAGAATACCGCACCCAACTCACGAGAACACATACGAACCCCGGCGAGCTCTCTCCGCCCCTCGGACAGAAGATGCAGATTGGCCAGATCAACTCGACTGCCCAGCTCCCTCCCACGCCACCACGATACATGGGTTCTATGGGCCTCGGAGAGCGACCGAAACCCCTCTCAAGAGCGCCAACCGGCTTCGACAGCATCATGGAGGCAGTGGGAAATGCTCCAGGAAGACGACAGAGCGAAGACTCTGTTTATTCGCAAGATTCGGACAACTTGTCGCCCACCATATCGAGGAACGTGTCAGTACGGGAGCCCACAATACAGGAGGAAGATGTTATCCAGCCAAAGATGCTCAAGCGCACTCAGACTGGCTTCAGCACGCTAGGCGATGATGACGCTCATGAGCCTGTACACCCGATACCTTCTGTTCCACACCTGCCAGAACAGAGGCTGGCCGAGCAGGAAGAGGACGGCCCTAATTCATTTGCGGCGCGAGTCAAGCAAAGAATGCGATCGGAAGAGGGCAGAACGCTACACGAAGCAGCCCAACGAGCAGCAGAGACTGAACGGCGAGACTCCGAATCGAGCTCACAACTGTCCATGGCTGGGACCCCACCTTCGTCCTACCGCACGCCAGCGACCGCAAGAACGCCCCATGAGAGCTCGCAAGTGGAATCCAGAGGATCCCCACGTCCGATGGACCCCGAAGACCCCCACAGATCAAGAGCAACCCAAGGAAGAAGGCCCATGGGCCATGCCATCCAAACTGACATGGAGCCGCGCTCGCCGTCAGTAGCGTCATCGCAGTACGCTCCTTTTTCCCCACTGTCACAAACACGCACATCACCCCCAGTACGATCAGAGCCCTTCTCTGCAGGACTTCAGCAAATGACCTCTCCTTCAAAGGAGCCTTCATTCCAACCAGTGGATATTGGCTCCAATCCGCCTACACCACCTCAGATTGCACAGCAAGAATTATTTTTTGAAGCCGCACAACCTCCGCCATCTTTCTCGACCCCGCAAATACGCGCAATCTCAGGACCGTCGGGGAGTGAATTGCCGTCGCGGAATGCCTCTGGGGCTAGCATGAAACCTGCAACGTCCCTTGCTCGTTCCGATACGAAAACGCTCAACGAAGTAGCCTATCAGGATTTTGCTGAACGTGTTACACACATGCGTGGCATCTTCCAACTAACCGCCCAGCTTGGAGGAAACATCCACAGCCACTCGCCCATGCAATGGCTTCGGGTCGCTACTTGGTGGTTTCTGAAGGGTCGCACCGGGATGGAGAACATGATCAGGAGTCAACCCAGGAATGGCGAACCACCACAGGAACGATTGGCCCAACCCCATGTCGACTTGGCAAAGGTGTGGTGGATTATTACGGAAGTCTTGCCCAATCACCCAGGGTTGCAAAGTTACGGTGACGCGTCACCTAATGCACAGGTCGACCTTGCACGGCAAGCTGGAGATGCCGCTAGTGCTGAAGCCTACGACATTCAAAATGCTCTAAGTCATTACATGAAACTACTTGTGGGGTCGATGAAGAAGCACCAAAGTATGCCTCCGACACAGGCATTGATTCAAGGACAAGACCAGTCGATATGGGAGGAATACCCAACGTTCCCTGGCGATGCCACTAGTGTTCTCGGACAGCCCTCTCAGGGTGGCCCACAGTTCAGTCTTTCGCAATGCATACCCCTCGCCGACACGAAGAACGATTTCTGTTACTTTAGAATGTTTGTCAAAGCATCGCTATCGACTGACGACCCCAGCACAGATCGCGTTCCTATGAATGCAGTAATGTCTGTATTGCGGTCCAAGAACGAATATCAAGTCAAACTCTCTATCTGCAGTCAAAACAGCCTGATCAATGTCCAGGTTGGCTCAGGTTCGGCCATAGGCTGGAAAGACGTCAACTGGAAACAGCAGTCACAACAAATCACGGTGCAGCTACGACATGGTTTCCTTCTTACCCTTGCCCTCCACGAAGTTGATTTCCGTAGTCTCTGGTCCATTATCAACCACACCAACCGTGTCGAGTCGGATATCAGAGAAAGAAAAGATGAGCGCTTTGCGTCAAAGATATACCTTCGAGAGGCCAGTTATAGGGATCCGGCAAGCCCTGGCGCTTTTGCACCTGATCGCGTCAAGGATTGCAAGCTTTTGGTGTTCCAAAAGATAGAACGCAGCAGTGAAGGCACAGGCAAGCGGAAACTTCATCGAGGCTACCGGATGGTCCTTGTTACACCGCAGCATGTCAAGCAAGTCAGCGTCATTAACCATGAATTCGGAACGAAGAACGAGCCGATGAACTTTGAATATGTCACCGAGCCCGACCAAGCCCCAGCGCTGAGGCTACGTTTCCGCGAAGAAGGTCCTGACAAGAAGTTGAGAGTGTGTACAGCACATTTGGTTTTCCATGATAGCAGAGAGCGCAACGACATCTTCGGTACCTTTACTTCGATGAATGTAGCTGAGGGTGAAACAACGTTTGCGCAAGTGTCACTCAAGGCCTATCACATTGAAAGTGCCGATCAAGCAGAGGGCTTCAGTCAACAAGGCAGTCGCGTGCTTGAAAGGTTGCAGTGGGTGGAAGCCAAGGTTGTGAACCAAGATCCTGAGGCTGCGGGACTGGAATCCGCACCTACTGTTATGAGCGAGAGCTTGCGAATTATGTGTAGACATACTGCTGGCATCGTTTGTGACCGCATGAATTTGG GTCCTGGTGAACTTTTGGTTCGTCTTCCTGTCGACGGCTCGCCTGAGCTTACGCTCCTTCGTGAAGCCCAGCAGGATTTATCGGTCGCGGTTGATGCCAGCCGTACGGAACCCAACGTGCCGGATGCGCTTGCAGAGCTCCTCAAAACTCTCACAAGCGCGACTACAATACGTCGGTTAACGTTCAACTCATACCAAGATTTGCATACTTTCCAGCTTGCTGTCACCGGTTTCAATGTCAAGTTCGATGG TCTCGCATGCACATTTTCAATCTCGCGCCGACGAATGGTAGTTCCCATCTACAAGCAATGGACAGCGAACCGACTGCGCCTCCAAATCGTTGAACAAGACAACATTGTCCAACTCCTTGCCTTCTTCGAAGACTTTTCCCACGCCGACGCCATGAACTTCCAACTCCGTACCATGGACACGTTTGAAAAGACGGACAAGGGCGGCAAGTTCGGCCTCAAGCTCGTCGATGCCAAGTTTGCGCTTCCCGTAGATGAACGTCGTGGCGAAGGAAAGATTCAGAAAGCTGAGGGCAGACTGACGGGTTGGTCGGGGACGAAGCGTCGATTTGTTTGTTTGGATGAGATTGAGTATCCCGGTGAACATGATGATATTCTTATCATGTTTGACTCTGCTGAGA CACGCGACCGCTTCGCTGAAGCACTACCCGCCGCAACCATGGAGCGCAAATTCACCGTTCGACGCAAGATCTAA
- a CDS encoding MET2, Homoserine acetyltransferase, whose translation MSSQPVTEPLQTYEISDFKFHNGTTLPKLKLAYKILNPHNSKIAVVHTCFKGRIDSTLTHADGALKNHKIILIALLGNGESSSPSNTPNFPSQLEYMDCISAQYTLLTKELGIREVDVMLGFSMGGQITYHWVTSYPDFVKHAVVVCSSAKTSRHNYQFLEGPKAALESAVSPERGIRAFGKAYSAWLTSAEWFDEERYKEMGFQTLRDWDDVSTIQGYEGWTGDDLLVMLGMWQRGDVSRCTEAKTEEEALKSITAKVLLMPCETDQYFRPYVSEREITKLANGSLEIIPSIWGHIAGGGANPKDVEWMDHKIKLFLRGLA comes from the coding sequence ATGTCTTCCCAGCCAGTTACGGAGCCGCTACAAACGTACGAGATATCAGACTTTAAATTCCACAATGGCACTACGCTGCCCAAGCTGAAGCTGGCGTACAAGATACTCAATCCGCACAATTCCAAAATTGCAGTGGTGCACACCTGCTTCAAGGGACGCATCGATTCCACACTGACACATGCGGATGGGGCACTCAAGAACCACAAAATCATCCTCATTGCACTCCTTGGCAATGGCGAATCGTCCAGTCCTTCAAATACTCCCAACTTTCCCTCTCAGCTCGAATATATGGACTGCATCAGCGCCCAATACACTCTTTTGACCAAAGAGCTAGGCATCAGGGAAGTAGACGTGATGTTGGGGTTCTCCATGGGCGGCCAAATCACGTACCACTGGGTAACATCCTACCCAGACTTTGTCAAGCATGCCGTCGTTGTGTGCTCCTCGGCCAAGACGAGCAGACACAACTACCAGTTTCTCGAGGGTCCCAAGGCAGCGTTGGAGAGCGCGGTCAGCCCTGAGCGAGGCATCCGGGCGTTCGGCAAGGCGTATTCAGCGTGGCTGACAAGTGCGGAGTGGTTTGATGAGGAACGCTACAAGGAAATGGGATTCCAAACCCTTCGCGACTGGGACGACGTTAGCACTATCCAGGGATACGAGGGATGGACTGGAGACGACCTGCTCGTCATGTTGGGCATGTGGCAGCGAGGAGATGTTAGCCGGTGCACAGAAGCAAAGACGGAGGAAGAGGCGCTCAAGAGTATCACGGCAAAAGTGTTGCTAATGCCTTGTGAGACGGACCAGTACTTTAGGCCGTATGTTAGTGAAAGGGAGATTACGAAGCTGGCGAATGGGTCGCTGGAGATTATCCCGAGCATTTGGGGACATATCGCTGGTGGTGGGGCGAACCCGAAAGATGTTGAGTGGATGGACCATAAAATCAAGTTGTTCCTGCGAGGGCTAGCGTAG